In Deltaproteobacteria bacterium, the genomic stretch CAGCATCGCGAAGTTGGTCTTGCCACACGCCGAGGGGAACGCGGCCGCGACGTAGGTCTTCTCGCCCTGCGGGCTCTCGACGCCGACGATGAGCATGTGCTCGGCGAGCCAGCCCTGATCGCGGCCCATCACCGACGCGATGCGCAGGGCCAGGCACTTCTTGCCGAGCAGCGCGTTGCCGCCGTAGCCCGAGCCGAACGACCAGATCTCGCGGCTCTCGGGGAAGTGCGCGATGTAGATGTTCTCGGGGTTGCACGGCCAGCGCACGTCCTTGTCGCCGGCGGCGATCGGACGACCGACCGAGTGCAGGCACGGCACGAACTCGCCGTTCTCGCCGAGCACGTCGAGCGCGCCCTGCCCCATGCGCGTCATGATGCGCATGTTGGCGACCGCGTAGGGGCTGTCGGTGATCTGCACGCCGAGCTTCGCGATCGGCGAGCCGAGCGGACCCATCGAGAACGGCGCGACGTACATGGTGCGGCCGCGCATGCAGCCGTCGAACAGCGTGCCGAGCGTGGCCTTCATCTCGGCGGGGTCGCGCCAGTTGTTGGTCGGACCTGCGTCGGTGCGGTTGGTGCTGCAGATGAAGGTCCGATCCTCCACGCGGGCGACGTCACGCGGGTCGGAGCGGGCGAGGAAGCTGTTCGGACGCTTCTCCGGGTTGAGCCGGATCATCGTGCCGGTCTCGACCATCATGTTGCACAGGCGGTCGTACTCCTCCTGGCTGCCATCGCAGATGTAGACGGAGTCAGGCTTGCACAACGCCTTGATCTCGTCGATCCAGGCCAGCAAACGGGCGTGCTTCGTGGTGCCGGGCATTGCGCCCACGTTGATGCACCCCAAGCACCGCTGCTGCCAAGGGGGTATGGCGAACAACGTGCAGTGCCGCCGACGTGCCACGACACACGGGCAGCGAGTCAGCGCACGCCGCAACGCGTCTGCGCGAGCGCAGCCTGCGCGACGGTGCGAACTCGCGTGCACGGGCTTGTCCGTGCGATCGCGGGTGCCAACGCCGGCGGCACCACGCCGGAGAACGGTGGTGGGCGCCTGCAACGGATGCGGGCCGTCACCCGTGACGGCTGCGGTACAGCCGCGCCCGCACGCGATGCTCGATGAAGTAGCGCTCGTCGTCCAGCGCGAAGCCCCACGCGTCGCGCAGCTCGGGGCGCTTGTGCGGCGTGATCACGAGCAGCACCGGCGACGCGCTGGCCATCGCGAACACCAGCTTCGGCAGCCACGATGGCGGACACAGGTGCAGCGCGAAGCTGCACACGATCGCGGCGAAGCGGCGCTCGAGCCCCTGCGACAGCTGCTCGAACGACCACGACTCGGGCACGACGCCGGTGCGTTCGCGGTACGCCACCGCGGTGTGGGGATCGCACCCGACGATGTCGGCGGGATCGCGACCCAGCTCCCGCAGCGCGAGCGTGACCTCGCCGGAGCCGGCCGCGAGATCGAGCACCGTCCCCGCCGGCAAACGATCGACGAAGGCCGCCACCGCGGCCCGCACGCCGGCCTCGTGGGGGTTGCGATAGTGCTCGCCGTGGGCGGCGTAGAAGCCGGCCACGCCCAGGCGCGCGTAGCCACCCCGGACCGAGTCGTCGGCGTCGTCGGGTGCGTCGGCCACGTCGCCCTCAATAGAGAAACGGCACGATGCGGTACGGCACCTTGCGGCAGTAGCGATCCCAGTCCTCGCCGTACTTGCGCTGGCACATCGCATTGTCGCGTCGCTCGCGATCGAGCAAGAGCGGGGTGAAGTACAGCACGTAGAAGTACGGCACCACGCTACCGAGGCCGCAGGCCAGGCACCACGCGTAGGCCATGCACAGATCGCCGAGGTAGTTGGCGTGCCGCGCCAGCCCCCACCAGCCCGAGAGCAGCAGCTTGGTGCCGCGTGCGGTGTCCATCGTGACCGGTGGCTTGCCCCACACCGGGCGCGTCGGGTCGCGACGGAACCCCTGCTTCTGCAGGTTGGCGGTGCGGAACACGTAGTAGCCGCCGAAGTTCAGCGCCACCAGCACGATGGCGGCGACCGTCGGCAGCTGGGGTTTCGCGGCGAGGATGTACTGCTGCTGCAGCACGAAGTTGAACGGCATCCACACCAGGAACGCGAACCACAGCATCAGGCCGAAGTTCTCCTCGATGATGTCGATCATCGTGAGCAGGGTCGACTCGAACACGAAGAAGTCGACGATGTAGAAGACCTGACACAGGCTCACGACCAGCATCGCGGTCGAGATGGTGCCGTCGGCCTGCAGCTGGGCGGCGGGCAAGAGGATCGCGAACGCGCCCCAGGTCGCCATGCCGATGCGCGACTCGAAGAAGAACTTGAGATCGTAACGGCCGAGCTTGGGGTTCAAGATCGTGCCCATGTAGAAGTCGTAGACCGGGTGCCCGGTGCTGCGCTCGAGATGGGCCCGACGACGACCGGCGACGTAGCTGAGCGCCGCGGCTCCGAACGCGAACACGGTCGCGATGGTGAGCAGCGGGCCCCACTGCGCGAGCACGTCACGCGGCGAGATCCACTCGAAGCGGATGCCCGCGAGCAGCGCCACCGCGGTGACGCCGAACGCGAACAGCCCGTTGATGCGGTACTCCGCCCGCTCGCCGTGCTCGGTCGGCCAGCCCTGCACCACGCGACCCGGGCCGAACACGTACAGCACCGCCTGGAACGCCAGCCAGCCCGCGAACAGCAGCGCCGCCTCGAGCGTCGGTGCCGGCACCATCTGCCCCAGCTGCGCGAGCGATCGCGGCAGCCACAGCGAGCCGCCGTGGTGGGCGTTCGCCGACCACAGGTAGAAGGTCGCCGCCGGCATCACGATCGTGAGCGCGAGCGCCCCCAGCGGTCCACCGAACTGGTTGGGCTTCGCGCCGTGGCCGGCGGGCGGCGGGTTCGCAGCGGAGTCGCCGTGCGTCGTGCTCATCGCGCCGGACGATAGCAGGCTTGGTGGACCCCGCATCACTCGCGTATCCTGCGGACGTGGATCGTGGATTCCTCGTCGCGACGTGCTGCCTGCTCGCTGCGTGCTTCAGCGAGTCCACCGGCGGCGACACCGGCCCGGCGAGCGCGGGCTCGACGGGCTCTTCCTCGGGCAGCGCGTCCGCATCCGCGTCGACGAGCAGCTCGGAGGGATCCTCCGACACGACCCGCGGGGTCGACGGCACCGCCGACACGACCGCGAGCAAT encodes the following:
- a CDS encoding class I SAM-dependent methyltransferase; this translates as MADAPDDADDSVRGGYARLGVAGFYAAHGEHYRNPHEAGVRAAVAAFVDRLPAGTVLDLAAGSGEVTLALRELGRDPADIVGCDPHTAVAYRERTGVVPESWSFEQLSQGLERRFAAIVCSFALHLCPPSWLPKLVFAMASASPVLLVITPHKRPELRDAWGFALDDERYFIEHRVRARLYRSRHG